The sequence CCTCCTGGGAGGTACCTCCGAGGAAACGCGGACCATCGATCGGCTCGTGATCCCGGAACGCGCAGGCTACTTCCTCGGGACGCGCATGATCGAGGCGGCCGTGGAGCGTCACGGCATGGCCTGGTGCATCCGCGCCAGTGCAGAGGAAATCCTGGCCGCCGGAGCGGCCGCCGCGACCGCCTGAAGACGCGCGCCGGTTCGTTACTTCCCCACGCAAAAGCTCCGAAACAACTCGTCGAGCACGTCCTCCACGTCGACGCGCCCGACCAACTCATCCAGGTGCTGCGCGGCCGCCCGCAGGTGTACCGCCGCGATCGTCGCCGGGAGCTGCCCGTGTTCCCAGGCGTCCCGAAAGGCTGCGACCTCCTCTCGTGCCTCGTTGATGGCCAGGCGCTGTCGTGATCGCGTCAGGACCACGCCATCCACGGGGAGCTCGCCCACCTCGCGCCGCAACACCGCGTCGATGGCCGTCATCAACCCGTCGAGGCCGAGGCGCTCCGTCGCCGCGACGACGATGGCGCCTGGGGTTGGCGTCGGTTGCAAGTCACCTTTAGTGTGGACCGCAACAACCGGCGCGCGGGTGAGCGTGGCCACCGCCTCGCACGTGGCCGCAAGAGCGGCCGGGGTGTCCCCACAGGCCAGGACGAGATGCGCCGCTCGGATGTGCCGCTCGCTGACCTCGATCCCGAGTTGTTCCAGCCGGTCCCCGGTCGCGCGCAGCCCGGCCGTATCCACGAGGCGGATCGGCCAGGGGGTGCGGTCGATCCTCACCTCAACAGCATCGCGTGTCGTGCCTGGAATCTCGGTGACGATGGCGCGCTCCTCGCCCAGCAGGGCGTTGAAGAGCGACGACTTCCCGGCGTTTGGGGCGCCGGCAATGACCACCAACGCGCCATCCC comes from Gemmatimonadota bacterium and encodes:
- the mnmE gene encoding tRNA uridine-5-carboxymethylaminomethyl(34) synthesis GTPase MnmE, producing the protein MLQIRDDTIAAISTAPGRAAVAVVRISGSAAHEIARRCCSRWPERPRETILVRIAHPVDGAPIDDALVTRFDAPRSYTGESMVEITCHGGSIAPRAVLELLMAGGARCAEPGEFTRRAVLNGKMDLVQAEAVQELVDARTTTHQALSLAQVHGGLSRHLAELRRALVHLDALLAYDVDFPEEDDGPIDRERIGTAAQELEQRLAALAATAPLAEVARDGALVVIAGAPNAGKSSLFNALLGEERAIVTEIPGTTRDAVEVRIDRTPWPIRLVDTAGLRATGDRLEQLGIEVSERHIRAAHLVLACGDTPAALAATCEAVATLTRAPVVAVHTKGDLQPTPTPGAIVVAATERLGLDGLMTAIDAVLRREVGELPVDGVVLTRSRQRLAINEAREEVAAFRDAWEHGQLPATIAAVHLRAAAQHLDELVGRVDVEDVLDELFRSFCVGK